A single genomic interval of Dyella sp. GSA-30 harbors:
- a CDS encoding RNA polymerase sigma factor, with protein MADSAAEARIDQALVARIRLDGDRRAFEQLVRRHQGMIRAQLRRLLHGDEAAADDLAQETFMLAWRKLDQFRGEARFSSWLYRIAYTCFLQTRRSPVRHDGVDDETMEQLSATTGGMDLRLDLERAMQRLSAAEQAVLLHCVQLGLSHEEAAYVLAMPLGTVKTHATRGKAKLKTWLAAWRDAASTEEAL; from the coding sequence GTGGCTGATAGCGCCGCCGAGGCGCGTATCGACCAGGCGCTGGTGGCACGTATACGGCTCGACGGCGACCGTAGAGCTTTCGAGCAATTGGTGCGTCGACATCAAGGCATGATCCGCGCGCAGTTGCGTCGACTGCTGCACGGCGACGAGGCCGCGGCAGACGATCTTGCGCAGGAAACATTCATGCTGGCCTGGCGAAAGCTGGACCAGTTCCGCGGCGAAGCGCGCTTTTCCAGCTGGCTTTACCGCATTGCTTATACCTGTTTCCTGCAGACACGTCGGAGCCCCGTGCGCCACGACGGTGTCGACGACGAAACGATGGAGCAGCTGTCGGCGACGACAGGCGGTATGGATCTTCGACTCGACCTTGAACGCGCCATGCAGCGCTTGTCCGCCGCTGAGCAGGCGGTGCTGTTGCATTGCGTGCAGCTGGGTCTCAGCCATGAAGAAGCCGCCTATGTATTGGCGATGCCTCTGGGCACGGTAAAAACGCATGCCACGCGTGGCAAGGCAAAATTGAAGACATGGCTGGCGGCATGGCGTGATGCCGCCAGCACGGAGGAGGCCTTATGA
- a CDS encoding serine hydrolase domain-containing protein, which yields MAAQSNHAQLPDTPVGKLAGELIRHINADGPSRIRQWAPDALSPSIAPDDKATFVTNLVSAARDSGGLDIIDVRTDPHQPGMLEVAVKGRRNGQAGLFWLNADTAHPDQLAQAMLVPMDDPLYDNWPKGPVSHAELGKQIHGLLDRLVSVSDFSGCVTVFDGRDTVFDECRGLAERSFHMPVDHQTKFHIASTGKMFTAVAIAQLVEAGKLSWDDTLATRVPEYPDQAVAKKITVWQLLHHTSGLGDFMVPEYFEHAGRYVNPVDYLELIARQPRLGDPGKELSYSNAGYILLGRIIENVSGESYFDYIQHHIFEPSQMTSSGFDSGDEITPGLAVGYYHDDGMFSQTWKANWAQGIYKGSPAGGGYSTNADLLRFAKALHGGKLVNATTLAKMFEDTVPAGPGAIGAGIDERLSHGRYIRGHQGGIEGTTANLEMVWETGAAVALTSNEGPSQHWLLVEKIADLLAAEGAKN from the coding sequence ATGGCCGCGCAGTCCAATCATGCGCAACTACCTGATACCCCGGTGGGCAAACTCGCCGGCGAGTTGATCCGCCACATCAATGCAGACGGTCCCTCACGCATCCGGCAATGGGCGCCTGATGCCCTGTCGCCATCTATCGCCCCCGACGACAAGGCAACCTTTGTCACCAACCTGGTCTCGGCGGCGCGCGACAGCGGCGGCCTGGACATAATCGATGTGCGCACCGATCCGCATCAGCCGGGCATGCTTGAAGTCGCCGTCAAAGGACGTCGCAACGGGCAGGCGGGGCTATTCTGGCTAAACGCCGATACCGCGCACCCGGACCAACTCGCGCAGGCGATGCTGGTCCCGATGGACGATCCGCTTTACGACAACTGGCCCAAGGGACCGGTATCGCATGCGGAGTTGGGGAAACAGATACATGGCCTGCTGGACCGGCTGGTGAGCGTGTCCGACTTCTCCGGTTGTGTGACCGTGTTCGATGGGCGCGACACCGTGTTCGACGAGTGCCGCGGCCTTGCCGAACGCAGCTTCCATATGCCGGTTGATCACCAGACTAAGTTCCACATTGCTTCGACCGGCAAGATGTTCACCGCGGTGGCCATCGCGCAGCTGGTGGAGGCCGGCAAGCTGTCATGGGACGACACGCTGGCGACACGGGTTCCGGAATATCCCGACCAGGCTGTGGCGAAGAAAATCACCGTGTGGCAACTCCTGCACCATACCTCGGGCCTGGGCGATTTCATGGTGCCGGAGTATTTCGAGCACGCCGGACGCTACGTCAACCCGGTGGACTATCTGGAGCTCATCGCCCGCCAGCCCAGGCTGGGCGATCCGGGCAAGGAGCTGAGCTATAGCAACGCCGGCTACATTCTGCTCGGCCGCATCATCGAGAACGTTTCCGGTGAAAGTTACTTCGACTATATCCAGCATCATATTTTCGAACCCTCGCAGATGACATCCAGCGGCTTCGACAGCGGGGACGAAATTACGCCTGGGCTTGCCGTCGGCTACTACCACGATGATGGGATGTTCTCCCAAACGTGGAAGGCGAACTGGGCGCAGGGCATTTACAAAGGCAGTCCCGCAGGTGGCGGCTATTCCACCAATGCCGATCTGCTGCGGTTCGCCAAGGCCTTGCACGGAGGCAAGCTGGTCAATGCCACCACGTTGGCGAAGATGTTCGAGGACACCGTGCCAGCTGGCCCCGGCGCCATCGGCGCAGGCATCGACGAGCGGCTCTCGCACGGACGTTACATCCGTGGTCACCAGGGAGGCATCGAGGGCACCACTGCCAACCTGGAAATGGTCTGGGAAACGGGTGCGGCCGTCGCCTTGACCAGTAACGAGGGGCCGTCGCAACACTGGCTGCTTGTCGAGAAGATCGCCGACCTCCTTGCCGCCGAAGGCGCGAAAAACTGA
- a CDS encoding autotransporter domain-containing protein — protein sequence MQSRNALALSITVALSATLTACGGGGGSKSSSPAPYVAPAPAPAPAPAPAPAPAPAPAPAPAPAPAPAPPPGPPPPPPAVLYNHLNPINVPPARSENQHGTDLLEGQGVKVGILDTGVIETNPALVGRIYGYKNYVDDADTSTGDKIGHGTVIAQILGGTPDVAPDGQWTFPGGVAPQVQMYVARVIRDSSTSTAPNRIGEAVSDMVNAGIRLFNMSYGVDTTIDKFAGQQNDPTSAASITHSLYTPIIQHDGLAVFAAGNDGAAQPQLEGGLPSLFPDLKNNWITVVNVATDNNGHVIGLDKTSNACGVAEMWCLSAPGLAYVSPVPGTQFASGGADGTSNSAPQVTGVAAMVWQQFPWMSASNVQQTILGTANALGEQDIFGWGLLNAGGAVNGPGALNWGVFIANVPTGYTSTFNNVLMGTGGLDKEGGGTLILGGEILYNGATTVGGGVLQLSQWGGISNVTINSGGTLSVTVANVPITGNIVNSGKLSTGLGSLQVKGDYTATSTAITEITPYQILSVNGTASLDGTLSVTRGNRTYLSSEVDPLITGVLVQGQFASLTLDSVFSSGVLNYAPNNVFITLTRSSVPTVASVALPVSAVSAQETAQHVEQALHQLDGQVQAKPSESSAFLAAAGQFEYAPTIQAAARSITSLSGEIHASSQALNLQQANIVSRTIADRLADPLFTPGGAWVQATGADGNLATPGFAGASYSGGGAVAGVDTAVSESSAIGVAFSWNRMTSDYNGDIGRSTSRTSGISVYGRWGLGDAYLAGRIGQDWVRSTVDRTAYLGLDTQSIGTKRDDKLSSAYAEAGYAIKADHWTVTPFGSLGLNHLDRDGFTEQGAGGFGLTARSQTLDESIGQLGSRFGYSWSTSAGTTSLSGYALWQHLFGGRDLGLNASYVGEPTANFVVEGINPVKDSGWVGIGLTSSLGQHWSWWLNFDAQVAGKGNTARAATAGVKFNF from the coding sequence ATGCAGAGCCGCAATGCCCTTGCGCTTTCCATTACCGTTGCGCTCAGCGCGACTTTGACGGCATGTGGCGGTGGTGGCGGATCCAAATCGTCATCGCCCGCACCGTATGTAGCGCCAGCGCCCGCTCCAGCACCTGCACCGGCTCCCGCACCGGCTCCCGCACCTGCACCTGCACCTGCACCGGCTCCCGCACCTGCTCCGGCCCCTCCTCCTGGTCCACCGCCGCCGCCGCCCGCAGTGCTCTACAACCATCTCAACCCTATTAATGTTCCACCGGCGCGTTCCGAGAATCAGCACGGTACTGATCTGTTGGAAGGTCAGGGCGTCAAGGTCGGCATTCTCGACACCGGTGTGATCGAGACGAACCCGGCATTAGTCGGCCGTATCTACGGTTACAAGAACTACGTGGACGACGCCGATACCAGTACCGGCGACAAGATCGGGCACGGTACCGTTATTGCCCAGATTCTGGGCGGCACGCCAGACGTAGCACCGGACGGCCAATGGACGTTCCCGGGCGGTGTCGCTCCGCAGGTGCAGATGTATGTCGCCCGTGTTATCCGCGATTCTTCGACATCGACGGCACCTAACCGCATCGGTGAGGCAGTCAGCGACATGGTCAATGCCGGCATCCGGCTATTCAACATGTCCTATGGCGTCGACACTACGATCGACAAATTCGCTGGGCAGCAGAACGATCCGACATCGGCTGCCAGCATTACACACTCGCTCTACACGCCCATTATTCAACACGATGGTCTAGCAGTATTTGCTGCAGGCAACGACGGCGCCGCACAGCCACAGTTGGAGGGCGGCCTTCCTTCCCTGTTTCCTGACCTCAAAAACAATTGGATCACTGTCGTCAACGTTGCCACGGACAACAACGGGCACGTCATCGGCCTGGACAAGACGTCAAATGCTTGCGGCGTTGCCGAAATGTGGTGCCTATCGGCACCGGGACTTGCGTATGTTTCGCCGGTACCCGGCACCCAGTTCGCCAGCGGCGGAGCCGACGGCACCTCGAACTCGGCACCGCAGGTCACCGGTGTCGCGGCAATGGTCTGGCAGCAATTTCCATGGATGTCGGCAAGCAATGTTCAACAGACTATCCTCGGCACTGCCAATGCGCTGGGTGAGCAGGACATCTTTGGGTGGGGCTTGTTGAATGCAGGTGGTGCAGTCAATGGTCCAGGGGCGTTGAACTGGGGCGTCTTTATTGCCAACGTCCCTACCGGCTACACCTCGACTTTCAACAACGTGTTGATGGGTACGGGTGGGCTCGACAAGGAAGGAGGCGGCACCCTCATCCTCGGCGGGGAAATACTGTACAACGGAGCGACCACTGTTGGTGGTGGTGTGCTGCAGCTTTCCCAATGGGGCGGCATATCCAATGTCACGATCAACAGCGGTGGCACGTTGTCGGTGACGGTAGCCAACGTTCCCATCACGGGCAACATCGTCAACAGCGGAAAGTTGAGCACCGGGCTCGGATCGTTGCAGGTGAAGGGCGACTACACCGCAACATCGACGGCAATCACGGAAATTACGCCATATCAGATTCTCTCCGTGAACGGCACCGCTTCGCTGGATGGCACATTGTCAGTTACCCGCGGCAATCGCACCTATCTGTCCAGTGAGGTCGACCCGTTGATTACGGGCGTGCTTGTCCAGGGACAATTTGCGTCGCTCACGCTGGACTCCGTCTTCTCCAGCGGCGTCTTGAACTACGCTCCCAATAACGTATTCATCACCCTGACCCGGTCATCGGTTCCCACAGTAGCCTCTGTTGCCTTGCCCGTATCAGCTGTCAGCGCTCAAGAGACCGCTCAGCATGTCGAGCAGGCGCTGCATCAACTCGACGGTCAGGTTCAGGCCAAACCATCGGAGTCATCCGCATTCCTCGCGGCAGCCGGCCAGTTTGAATACGCACCCACGATACAAGCGGCGGCGCGATCGATCACCAGCCTCTCCGGTGAAATCCATGCATCGTCGCAGGCGCTGAACTTGCAGCAGGCAAATATCGTCAGCCGCACCATCGCCGACCGCCTGGCCGACCCGCTCTTCACTCCGGGTGGCGCATGGGTGCAGGCGACGGGAGCGGATGGCAATCTCGCGACGCCGGGATTCGCTGGCGCCAGCTACTCGGGCGGCGGCGCGGTCGCCGGTGTGGATACTGCCGTAAGTGAGAGTTCGGCGATAGGCGTGGCTTTCAGCTGGAATCGCATGACCTCGGACTACAACGGCGATATCGGGCGCAGCACGTCGAGAACGTCCGGCATATCGGTCTACGGACGCTGGGGTCTGGGTGACGCCTATCTTGCCGGTCGCATCGGTCAGGACTGGGTACGTTCGACCGTCGATCGCACGGCGTATCTGGGTTTGGACACCCAAAGTATCGGTACCAAGCGCGACGATAAGTTGAGTTCCGCCTATGCCGAAGCCGGCTACGCAATCAAGGCCGATCATTGGACGGTGACGCCATTCGGCTCGCTGGGTCTGAATCATCTCGACCGTGATGGCTTCACCGAACAGGGCGCTGGCGGGTTCGGCCTCACTGCCCGCAGTCAGACGCTCGACGAAAGCATCGGGCAATTGGGCAGCCGCTTCGGTTACAGCTGGTCGACATCTGCTGGCACCACGTCCCTGTCCGGGTACGCGCTATGGCAGCACCTGTTCGGTGGTCGCGACCTGGGCCTCAATGCTTCTTATGTCGGCGAGCCGACGGCAAACTTCGTCGTCGAGGGCATCAACCCGGTCAAGGACAGCGGCTGGGTCGGTATCGGCCTGACCTCTTCGCTGGGCCAGCATTGGTCGTGGTGGCTGAACTTCGATGCGCAAGTCGCTGGCAAGGGCAATACCGCGCGTGCGGCAACCGCCGGCGTGAAATTCAATTTCTGA
- a CDS encoding lysozyme inhibitor LprI family protein has product MLFATALLLLASEGSILSRDSVVSVINDCWKGHGHAGMSACVEVRARVAQANLGQAEKAASEAIRASADERSFPEYPTEAMTALHRASSAFSKYVASECSYEAALAAKGNGSEDVRSACVAVLDEERAQLIRAALSVH; this is encoded by the coding sequence GTGTTGTTTGCTACCGCTTTGCTGCTTTTAGCGTCGGAAGGTTCGATCCTGTCCAGGGATTCCGTTGTCTCGGTCATCAATGATTGCTGGAAGGGTCACGGCCACGCTGGCATGAGCGCTTGCGTTGAAGTCCGAGCCAGGGTGGCGCAGGCAAACCTGGGGCAGGCAGAAAAAGCAGCGAGCGAGGCTATCCGCGCATCCGCTGACGAGCGGAGCTTTCCGGAGTATCCGACAGAGGCGATGACGGCACTCCATCGCGCGTCCAGCGCTTTCTCGAAATACGTAGCCAGCGAATGCAGCTATGAAGCGGCCCTGGCCGCCAAAGGGAATGGCTCTGAGGATGTTCGGTCGGCATGTGTCGCGGTGCTCGACGAGGAGCGCGCCCAACTGATCAGGGCCGCTCTTAGTGTTCACTAG
- a CDS encoding zeta toxin family protein, producing the protein MSQLAVKFQRQHEPKRLRSEYPLTWSGHTHPDASQWAGELREAAIEQKKNLIVDTTLANGDHAVALINHLQANGYDVEVRAMAAHRLESELGVDERLPDQLIRSGTVST; encoded by the coding sequence TTGAGCCAGCTGGCAGTAAAATTCCAGAGACAACACGAGCCAAAGCGCCTTCGCAGCGAATATCCTCTCACGTGGTCGGGTCATACACATCCCGACGCAAGTCAGTGGGCCGGAGAGCTGCGCGAGGCGGCAATAGAACAAAAGAAAAATTTGATCGTCGATACCACGCTGGCTAACGGCGATCATGCTGTCGCGCTTATCAACCATCTCCAGGCGAATGGCTATGACGTCGAAGTTCGCGCCATGGCAGCGCATCGCCTGGAAAGCGAGCTAGGTGTCGACGAACGCTTACCCGATCAGTTGATAAGGTCGGGTACCGTATCAACCTAA
- a CDS encoding DUF6249 domain-containing protein: MEFLFIPFVVMSAPVIIVLIVLRYRYLQAQARYRTLIELADKGVELSPELLLEPQGSSDERRRGLVLIGGGLGLMAMFLSLPGQLDNGLGIGHLWGIGLLPLMIGLGYLTSWWLNRRGDARG, from the coding sequence ATGGAATTCCTTTTCATTCCCTTTGTCGTGATGTCGGCCCCTGTGATCATCGTCCTGATCGTGTTGCGCTATCGCTACCTGCAGGCACAGGCGCGTTACCGCACGCTGATAGAACTGGCCGACAAGGGCGTCGAACTGTCGCCAGAACTTCTGCTGGAACCGCAAGGGTCGTCGGACGAGCGCAGACGAGGGCTGGTGCTGATCGGCGGCGGTCTGGGATTGATGGCGATGTTCCTGTCCTTGCCGGGCCAGCTCGATAACGGCCTGGGCATCGGCCACCTGTGGGGCATCGGCCTGCTACCGCTGATGATCGGCCTGGGTTACCTAACCAGTTGGTGGTTGAACCGGCGAGGAGATGCGCGTGGCTGA
- a CDS encoding HD domain-containing protein — protein sequence MATLERAIAIAAEAHAGQVDKAGQPYILHPLRVMFRMNSTTERMAAVLHDVVEDSAVTLEALRAEGFQPEVVSAVDALTKRQGESRLDAAHRAKLDPMARLVKLADNAENMDLSRIPEPTERDYARLEEYKLVRSILLGVSD from the coding sequence ATGGCGACTCTTGAACGAGCCATAGCCATCGCTGCGGAAGCTCATGCTGGCCAGGTCGATAAAGCGGGGCAACCCTATATTCTTCACCCGCTTCGAGTGATGTTCCGAATGAACTCGACGACGGAGAGAATGGCCGCCGTGCTCCACGACGTGGTCGAGGACTCCGCCGTGACGCTGGAAGCCCTCAGGGCGGAGGGCTTCCAGCCGGAAGTCGTCTCGGCTGTCGATGCATTGACCAAGCGCCAGGGCGAATCCCGGCTCGATGCGGCACATCGGGCAAAGCTGGATCCCATGGCGCGCCTGGTAAAGCTTGCCGACAACGCGGAAAACATGGATCTGTCGCGGATACCCGAACCCACGGAACGCGACTACGCGAGGCTCGAAGAGTACAAACTGGTCCGATCGATTTTGCTTGGTGTATCGGACTAG
- a CDS encoding autorepressor SdpR family transcription factor — protein MNAVFKALADPTRRRVLELLRQRPMSAGELSEHFAVSRPTMSAHFAVLREADLIEANKIGTTIIYQLKLSVLEDALLGFTQLFGIGTGERTSSDAAGVAQPKRTRKGADP, from the coding sequence ATGAACGCCGTCTTCAAAGCCCTGGCCGACCCTACCCGCCGCAGAGTGCTGGAGTTGCTGCGCCAGCGTCCGATGAGCGCGGGAGAGCTATCGGAGCATTTCGCGGTGTCGCGGCCAACCATGTCGGCGCATTTTGCGGTGCTGCGCGAGGCCGACCTGATCGAGGCCAACAAGATCGGCACGACCATCATTTATCAGTTGAAGTTGTCGGTGCTCGAAGACGCACTGCTGGGCTTTACCCAGCTGTTCGGCATCGGCACGGGAGAGCGCACGTCATCGGATGCCGCTGGCGTGGCCCAACCCAAACGAACCCGAAAAGGAGCCGACCCATGA